The following are encoded in a window of Bacillus sp. es.036 genomic DNA:
- a CDS encoding SDR family NAD(P)-dependent oxidoreductase produces the protein MKTILITGAGSGLGAELAKRWAKEGHRMVLVGRTKEKLTSICHHIEKENATCLSYQCDITNPDDLAHLTKKLKEDDLSIDLLVNNAGIGTFGSLEEMTISDIHHVIDTNVKGTIFTTQAFLPILKERKGRIMNIISTAGLKGKKHESVYVASKYAVRGFTESLWKELEGTGVSATAVYMGGMNTPFWSHSNHISDPTRLKSALEKAKQIIEEDKGQKEIFIDR, from the coding sequence ATGAAAACCATCTTAATTACAGGTGCTGGGTCTGGCCTAGGCGCTGAACTTGCAAAGCGCTGGGCAAAAGAAGGACATCGTATGGTATTAGTAGGAAGAACAAAAGAAAAACTTACCTCTATCTGTCACCATATCGAGAAAGAAAACGCGACATGTCTGAGCTACCAATGCGACATAACAAACCCTGATGATCTAGCACATTTGACAAAGAAACTGAAAGAAGATGACCTTAGCATTGATCTTCTTGTGAATAATGCCGGAATAGGGACATTCGGTTCGTTAGAAGAGATGACGATTTCAGACATTCATCATGTCATAGATACAAATGTAAAAGGGACGATTTTCACGACCCAAGCCTTTCTGCCGATTTTAAAAGAAAGGAAAGGTCGCATTATGAATATCATCTCGACGGCAGGCTTGAAAGGAAAGAAACATGAATCTGTTTATGTGGCCTCGAAATACGCTGTGAGAGGATTTACAGAGAGCCTGTGGAAAGAACTTGAAGGCACTGGTGTAAGCGCTACGGCGGTCTATATGGGTGGAATGAATACGCCTTTCTGGTCTCATTCGAACCATATATCTGATCCCACTAGATTAAAATCTGCTTTAGAGAAAGCAAAACAAATCATTGAGGAAGATAAGGGGCAGAAAGAAATTTTTATTGATCGTTAA
- the mutY gene encoding A/G-specific adenine glycosylase: MTKKVTDLLHLFDEQKFQQDLITWFKKEQRTLPWRESKDPYRVWVSEIMLQQTRVDTVIPYYERFMSLFPTVDALAEAEEADVLKAWEGLGYYSRARNLQSAVREVAESYNGIVPNQPKQISALKGVGPYTAGAILSIAYDIPEPAVDGNVMRVLSRIIGIWEDIAKPSARKTFEEITRRIISNEDPSSFNQGMMELGAIVCTPRSPSCLLCPVQEHCRAFAEGSQEELPIKSKKKAPRPVPIAVVALEDNSGKFLVRQRPETGLLASLWEFPNVELSEGSKEDQLQNHIWEEYQIDIEIEKELANFNHIFSHLKWQLTVYKGSYDGEISPKDFKMVEKKDLKNFAFPVAHQKITQMVLEGEE, translated from the coding sequence ATGACAAAGAAAGTGACAGACCTTTTACATTTATTTGACGAACAAAAATTCCAACAAGATCTTATTACTTGGTTTAAAAAAGAACAGCGGACGCTTCCTTGGCGTGAAAGTAAGGACCCTTATCGGGTGTGGGTGTCTGAAATAATGCTACAACAAACAAGGGTCGATACGGTCATCCCTTATTACGAGCGGTTTATGAGCCTTTTTCCTACAGTCGATGCACTTGCAGAAGCTGAAGAAGCAGACGTATTAAAGGCATGGGAAGGACTTGGGTATTATTCAAGAGCACGAAATCTCCAGAGTGCTGTTCGCGAAGTTGCAGAGTCCTATAACGGAATCGTACCCAATCAACCAAAGCAAATTTCTGCTCTGAAGGGTGTAGGTCCTTATACAGCAGGTGCAATTCTAAGTATTGCATACGACATACCTGAACCTGCAGTTGATGGAAACGTCATGCGTGTACTATCAAGAATTATTGGAATATGGGAAGATATCGCAAAACCTTCAGCTCGTAAGACGTTCGAAGAAATAACACGACGAATTATTTCAAATGAGGACCCATCATCATTTAATCAAGGAATGATGGAGCTAGGGGCAATCGTGTGTACCCCACGGTCTCCTTCCTGTCTCTTATGTCCGGTACAGGAGCATTGTAGAGCTTTTGCGGAAGGATCACAAGAAGAGCTACCGATTAAATCTAAGAAAAAAGCCCCGCGCCCTGTCCCAATAGCGGTAGTAGCACTTGAAGATAATTCAGGAAAATTTCTTGTTAGGCAGCGACCGGAAACAGGCCTTCTAGCAAGCTTATGGGAATTTCCAAACGTTGAACTGAGTGAAGGATCAAAAGAGGATCAGCTTCAAAATCATATATGGGAAGAATATCAAATCGATATTGAAATTGAGAAAGAGTTAGCTAATTTTAATCATATTTTTAGTCATCTAAAGTGGCAATTAACCGTGTATAAAGGATCGTATGATGGTGAAATTTCTCCTAAGGACTTTAAAATGGTAGAGAAAAAGGACTTGAAGAACTTCGCTTTTCCTGTTGCTCATCAAAAAATCACACAAATGGTTCTAGAAGGAGAGGAATAA
- a CDS encoding SDR family NAD(P)-dependent oxidoreductase, which yields MELNLENKRVLITGGSKGIGKSIAKAFYEEGAKVGICGRNREDLEMAKDEIGPNLALFEADVTDERKRVQLLDSFIMEFGSIDILINNAGGSSGGAIMETNLSEFHKAMDLNFYSAVHLSQLSAEKMKELGEGVIVNISSIFGRESGGKPTYNHSKAAMISFTKAMGDELIQDGVRVNGVAPGAILHPSGNWQKRKEENPEKIAQFVEKEIPGGRFGTPEEVANAVVFLASDKASWIVGATITVDGGQSKSNF from the coding sequence GTGGAGTTGAATTTAGAAAATAAACGCGTTTTAATTACAGGTGGTTCAAAAGGCATTGGCAAATCGATTGCGAAGGCATTTTATGAAGAAGGTGCAAAGGTAGGTATTTGTGGAAGGAATCGCGAGGATCTTGAGATGGCGAAAGATGAAATTGGCCCGAACCTTGCTTTATTCGAAGCGGATGTAACAGATGAAAGAAAACGTGTACAGCTATTGGATTCATTTATAATGGAGTTTGGTTCTATTGATATCCTCATAAATAATGCTGGAGGAAGCAGTGGAGGAGCTATTATGGAAACAAACCTCTCTGAATTTCATAAGGCGATGGATCTGAATTTCTATTCAGCGGTTCACCTCAGTCAACTATCAGCAGAAAAAATGAAGGAGCTGGGTGAAGGGGTGATTGTCAATATCTCTTCGATCTTTGGTCGGGAATCTGGCGGCAAGCCAACTTACAATCACTCAAAAGCAGCCATGATTAGCTTTACAAAAGCAATGGGTGATGAATTAATTCAAGATGGTGTGCGGGTAAATGGCGTAGCACCAGGGGCGATTCTTCATCCTTCAGGAAATTGGCAAAAGCGCAAGGAAGAAAATCCAGAAAAAATTGCTCAGTTTGTAGAAAAAGAAATTCCAGGTGGGAGATTTGGTACACCTGAGGAAGTAGCAAATGCCGTCGTTTTTCTAGCTTCTGACAAAGCCTCCTGGATCGTCGGTGCCACTATCACGGTAGATGGTGGCCAATCAAAATCGAATTTTTAA
- the sspK gene encoding small, acid-soluble spore protein K, with product MRNKKTGFPDAKFSGEPRAKEEYASKRADGSINTHPQERMSASNRTGNRQG from the coding sequence ATGAGAAACAAAAAAACCGGTTTTCCAGATGCAAAGTTTTCTGGAGAACCACGCGCAAAAGAAGAATATGCATCGAAACGAGCTGACGGATCGATTAACACTCATCCACAGGAGCGCATGAGCGCATCTAATCGTACAGGCAACCGCCAGGGATAA
- a CDS encoding metal-dependent hydrolase — protein sequence MDTGTHVVMGLGIGALATLDPAIAQDPITAQSVLIGALIGSQAPDFDTVLKLKNNAVYIRHHRGITHSIPAVLLWPIIISSGIMLFYPETNWLHLWLWTFLAVFIHVFVDIFNAYGTQAIRPFSNRWVALGVINIFDPFIFLSHIAGLILWYIGANPGFTFLTIYGVLILYYLWRISEQKKVIRAVRERIPDAVEVIVSPTIRWSRWHIAVKSETQFYVARAEGTTIHVQDEFERVPVPKTPVLESAKEDPNLSAFLSFSPVYRWEIEEKEVGYEVRFIDLRYRNKGHYPFVAVVQMEDQLEITSSYTGWVYSEDTLRKKLDPAVD from the coding sequence ATGGATACTGGGACACATGTGGTCATGGGACTGGGGATTGGAGCTCTCGCAACTTTAGATCCAGCTATTGCGCAGGACCCTATTACCGCACAAAGCGTTCTAATTGGGGCGCTAATCGGATCGCAGGCCCCAGACTTTGATACAGTATTAAAATTAAAAAATAACGCTGTCTATATACGCCATCACAGAGGGATTACCCACTCGATTCCTGCCGTTCTTCTCTGGCCCATTATTATTAGTAGTGGTATTATGCTTTTTTATCCAGAAACAAACTGGCTTCATCTCTGGTTATGGACATTTCTTGCCGTCTTCATTCATGTGTTTGTCGATATTTTCAATGCTTATGGAACACAGGCCATTCGACCATTTTCCAATAGATGGGTCGCACTTGGCGTCATAAATATCTTTGACCCATTTATTTTCCTCAGCCATATTGCAGGTCTGATTCTATGGTATATTGGTGCAAATCCTGGTTTCACCTTTTTAACGATATACGGCGTTCTCATTCTCTATTATTTATGGAGGATTTCAGAACAGAAAAAAGTGATTCGTGCTGTCAGAGAACGAATTCCTGATGCTGTGGAAGTTATTGTCTCACCTACAATTCGTTGGAGTAGATGGCACATTGCAGTTAAATCCGAAACACAGTTCTATGTCGCCCGTGCTGAGGGAACGACCATACACGTTCAAGATGAATTTGAACGTGTGCCAGTTCCGAAAACGCCTGTACTCGAATCTGCAAAAGAAGACCCGAACTTAAGTGCTTTCCTCTCTTTTTCACCCGTATATCGATGGGAAATTGAAGAAAAAGAAGTGGGATACGAGGTGCGATTTATCGATCTTCGCTATCGCAATAAAGGTCACTATCCTTTTGTTGCCGTTGTACAGATGGAAGATCAGCTTGAAATCACTAGCTCCTATACAGGTTGGGTATACAGTGAAGACACGCTTAGAAAAAAATTGGATCCTGCTGTCGACTGA
- a CDS encoding YfhJ family protein, with product MEDLFQRLTHNLLEKNDHLSYGQARTMVELLWEDFESSRAKAGREYKGQDVTEKIVKQWIDYYGPVLHDFMMSNPKYKGYFGDDRSIKH from the coding sequence ATGGAAGATCTATTTCAAAGGCTTACTCATAACCTTCTTGAGAAAAACGACCATCTTTCTTACGGACAGGCAAGAACAATGGTGGAATTACTGTGGGAGGATTTTGAATCATCAAGAGCGAAGGCTGGAAGAGAGTATAAAGGTCAAGATGTAACTGAAAAAATCGTGAAACAGTGGATTGATTATTATGGTCCAGTTCTTCATGACTTTATGATGAGTAATCCAAAATACAAAGGTTATTTTGGAGACGATAGAAGCATAAAGCACTAA
- a CDS encoding YfhH family protein, protein MEKRFSEMSEQELRSEIALLSEKARRAEQMGMVNEFAVHERRIALAKSYLINPENFAPGEKYEIDGDPGSTFTIDYMNGTFAWGYREGNKEIEAFPISMLIKKEQQ, encoded by the coding sequence ATGGAAAAGCGTTTCAGTGAAATGAGTGAGCAGGAATTACGAAGTGAAATTGCACTTCTTAGTGAAAAAGCACGTCGAGCTGAGCAGATGGGAATGGTGAATGAATTTGCTGTTCATGAACGCAGAATAGCCCTTGCAAAATCCTATTTAATTAACCCTGAGAACTTTGCTCCAGGTGAGAAGTATGAAATAGATGGCGACCCAGGTTCAACATTTACAATCGACTATATGAACGGAACGTTTGCCTGGGGATATCGTGAGGGAAATAAGGAAATAGAAGCATTTCCTATCTCGATGCTCATTAAAAAAGAGCAGCAGTAA
- a CDS encoding YpzG family protein: MGKNNRNRLHPKYEDPFQSPTANPKHAHNQVNGQSKQTYNDIVLQVQTRKRS, encoded by the coding sequence ATGGGTAAAAATAACCGAAATCGGCTTCACCCGAAATATGAGGATCCATTCCAATCTCCAACCGCAAACCCAAAACACGCGCACAATCAGGTAAATGGACAATCAAAGCAAACGTATAACGATATCGTTCTTCAAGTGCAAACGCGAAAACGATCTTAG